A window of Primulina huaijiensis isolate GDHJ02 chromosome 9, ASM1229523v2, whole genome shotgun sequence contains these coding sequences:
- the LOC140984837 gene encoding uncharacterized protein, translating to MGEPETLPDQILSSRSSGRRRSTDSNSPEFEFCMLRNPSSPQPNILSADELFSDGFLLPLHLLNLSDDPTPPHTMSAPPEATGSDQFQENQASILIESDDLSANPSFTSSKRWMDIFKKGEKKSSRLFNGVNADDSSKDKAINSNSKEKKREKKNGVGSIKGASAAELNIINIWPFSRSISAGNSAARPRSAAANRKVSSAPCSRSNSRGESKSRKWPSSPNRAGVHLGRSSPVWQVRRGGSGRRSATFVKNPQKAIGKNGNDSRRRTSPAESVGGRSNKARVLSLNVPMCIGYRHQLSCRSDENSAVAVSTALTGGNVGGDGVRGSYLFNVRSLFSKKVY from the coding sequence ATGGGAGAACCAGAGACCCTTCCTGATCAAATTCTTTCATCACGTAGCAGTGGAAGAAGACGAAGCACCGATTCTAACTCACCTGAATTCGAGTTTTGTATGCTTCGGAACCCATCTTCTCCTCAGCCAAATATCCTCTCTGCCGATGAGCTCTTCTCCGACGGTTTCCTCCTCCCCCTGCACCTCCTCAACCTATCCGATGACCCTACTCCTCCGCATACGATGAGTGCTCCCCCTGAAGCAACCGGATCGGATCAATTCCAGGAGAATCAAGCTTCGATATTAATTGAATCGGATGACCTGTCAGCTAATCCTTCGTTCACTTCCTCAAAGCGTTGGATGGATATTTTTAAGAAAGGCGAAAAGAAAAGCTCGCGTTTATTCAATGGCGTGAATGCAGATGATAGTAGTAAAGATAAGGCTATTAACAGTAACAGCAAAGAGAAGAAGCGAGAGAAGAAGAATGGTGTTGGTTCGATTAAAGGAGCAAGCGCCGCGGAGCTGAATATAATAAACATATGGCCTTTCTCGAGGAGTATATCTGCCGGAAACAGCGCAGCTCGCCCACGATCGGCGGCCGCGAATAGGAAAGTGAGTAGCGCACCGTGCTCTAGGAGCAACTCGCGGGGTGAGTCAAAGTCCAGGAAATGGCCTAGCAGCCCGAATAGAGCCGGAGTTCACTTGGGAAGAAGCAGTCCTGTTTGGCAGGTTCGCCGCGGCGGAAGTGGGCGGAGGTCGGCTACCTTCGTGAAGAATCCTCAAAAGGCCATCGGCAAAAATGGGAATGACAGCCGCCGGAGAACGTCCCCCGCTGAATCCGTCGGTGGACGTTCTAATAAAGCTAGAGTTTTGAGTTTAAACGTCCCCATGTGCATTGGCTACCGACATCAATTGAGCTGTAGAAGTGATGAAAATAGCGCCGTCGCTGTTTCCACCGCGCTTACTGGTGGTAATGTCGGCGGCGATGGAGTTCGTGGCAGTTATTTATTCAACGTCCGAAGTCTATTTTCCAAGAAAGTATATTAA
- the LOC140984223 gene encoding homeobox protein knotted-1-like LET6 isoform X2 yields the protein MEDGEGSGNMNPHFMAFGGNANGFCPMMMMPQVAATGPHGDCSQTIYLPLPSTNQQHLNLNSSSGGGCSMMLAEHNNNTSTGYYFMESDGDAGSCSVKSKIMAHPHYPRLLAAYVNCQKIGAPPEVIAKLEEACASATAIGRNDRSSVGEDPALDQFMEAYCEMLTKYEQELSKPFKEAMLFLSRIECQFKALSFSLSDSACGDAVDRNGSSEEEFDVNNSFIDPQAEDIELKGQLLRKYSGYLGNLKQEFMKKRKKGKLPKEARQQLLDWWSRHYKWPYPSESQKLALAESTGLDQKQINNWFINQRKRHWKPSEDMQFVVMDAAHPHYYMDNIMGNPFPMDISPSFL from the exons ATGGAGGATGGTGAGGGCTCAGGTAACATGAACCCTCATTTCATGGCTTTTGGAGGAAACGCAAATGGGTTTTGTCCCATGATGATGATGCCTCAGGTGGCTGCTACTGGCCCTCATGGGGACTGCAGCCAAACGATATATCTACCTCTTCCATCCACTAATCAACAACACCTCAATCTCAACAGCAGCTCCGGCGGCGGCTGTTCTATGATGCTTGCAGAACATAACAATAATACGAGTACTGGGTATTATTTCATGGAAAGCGACGGAGATGCTGGCAGCTGCTCCGTCAAGTCAAAGATCATGGCTCATCCACACTACCCTCGCCTCTTGGCTGCCTATGTTAATTGTCAAAAG ATAGGAGCGCCGCCTGAGGTGATCGCGAAGCTCGAGGAAGCTTGTGCGTCCGCTACCGCGATAGGCCGCAACGACAGAAGCTCCGTCGGAGAAGATCCGGCACTTGACCAATTCATGGAGGCCTACTGTGAAATGCTGACGAAGTATGAGCAAGAACTCTCGAAACCCTTCAAAGAAGCCATGCTCTTCCTTTCGAGGATTGAGTGCCAGTTCAAAGCCCTTAGTTTCTCTCTCTCTGATTCTG CTTGTGGCGATGCAGTGGACAGAAATGGTTCGTCCGAAGAAGAATTCGACGTGAATAACAGTTTCATCGACCCCCAAGCAGAAGACATCGAACTGAAAGGTCAGCTCTTGCGGAAATATAGTGGATACTTGGGCAACCTCAAACAAGAATTCATGAAGAAACGAAAGAAAGGCAAGCTGCCTAAAGAAGCAAGGCAGCAGTTACTAGACTGGTGGAGCAGACATTACAAATGGCCTTATCCATCT GAATCTCAGAAACTAGCCCTAGCCGAATCAACAGGTCTGGACCAGAAGCAAATAAACAACTGGTTTATCAACCAAAGGAAACGCCATTGGAAACCGTCGGAGGATATGCAGTTCGTGGTTATGGACGCCGCTCATCCTCACTACTACATGGACAATATTATGGGCAATCCGTTCCCAATGGACATTTCCCCATCGTTTCTTTAA
- the LOC140984223 gene encoding homeobox protein knotted-1-like LET6 isoform X1: protein MEDGEGSGNMNPHFMAFGGNANGFCPMMMMPQVAATGPHGDCSQTIYLPLPSTNQQHLNLNSSSGGGCSMMLAEHNNNTSTGYYFMESDGDAGSCSVKSKIMAHPHYPRLLAAYVNCQKIGAPPEVIAKLEEACASATAIGRNDRSSVGEDPALDQFMEAYCEMLTKYEQELSKPFKEAMLFLSRIECQFKALSFSLSDSGACGDAVDRNGSSEEEFDVNNSFIDPQAEDIELKGQLLRKYSGYLGNLKQEFMKKRKKGKLPKEARQQLLDWWSRHYKWPYPSESQKLALAESTGLDQKQINNWFINQRKRHWKPSEDMQFVVMDAAHPHYYMDNIMGNPFPMDISPSFL, encoded by the exons ATGGAGGATGGTGAGGGCTCAGGTAACATGAACCCTCATTTCATGGCTTTTGGAGGAAACGCAAATGGGTTTTGTCCCATGATGATGATGCCTCAGGTGGCTGCTACTGGCCCTCATGGGGACTGCAGCCAAACGATATATCTACCTCTTCCATCCACTAATCAACAACACCTCAATCTCAACAGCAGCTCCGGCGGCGGCTGTTCTATGATGCTTGCAGAACATAACAATAATACGAGTACTGGGTATTATTTCATGGAAAGCGACGGAGATGCTGGCAGCTGCTCCGTCAAGTCAAAGATCATGGCTCATCCACACTACCCTCGCCTCTTGGCTGCCTATGTTAATTGTCAAAAG ATAGGAGCGCCGCCTGAGGTGATCGCGAAGCTCGAGGAAGCTTGTGCGTCCGCTACCGCGATAGGCCGCAACGACAGAAGCTCCGTCGGAGAAGATCCGGCACTTGACCAATTCATGGAGGCCTACTGTGAAATGCTGACGAAGTATGAGCAAGAACTCTCGAAACCCTTCAAAGAAGCCATGCTCTTCCTTTCGAGGATTGAGTGCCAGTTCAAAGCCCTTAGTTTCTCTCTCTCTGATTCTGGTG CTTGTGGCGATGCAGTGGACAGAAATGGTTCGTCCGAAGAAGAATTCGACGTGAATAACAGTTTCATCGACCCCCAAGCAGAAGACATCGAACTGAAAGGTCAGCTCTTGCGGAAATATAGTGGATACTTGGGCAACCTCAAACAAGAATTCATGAAGAAACGAAAGAAAGGCAAGCTGCCTAAAGAAGCAAGGCAGCAGTTACTAGACTGGTGGAGCAGACATTACAAATGGCCTTATCCATCT GAATCTCAGAAACTAGCCCTAGCCGAATCAACAGGTCTGGACCAGAAGCAAATAAACAACTGGTTTATCAACCAAAGGAAACGCCATTGGAAACCGTCGGAGGATATGCAGTTCGTGGTTATGGACGCCGCTCATCCTCACTACTACATGGACAATATTATGGGCAATCCGTTCCCAATGGACATTTCCCCATCGTTTCTTTAA
- the LOC140984393 gene encoding protein STRUBBELIG-RECEPTOR FAMILY 8-like: MVKCTLTNRCDAVYILVMDTAVARSSVFLTRLLVIWAVIFSFCVPVDAITDPNDVQGLQVLYTSLNSPRQLTGWRSSGGDPCGELWNGVICLGSSVVSLHMSGLGLSGTMGYLLNNLVSLKTFDLSGNNIHDSIPYQLPPNLTSLNIANNNISGNLPYSLSSMTSLSYLNVSRNILSQGVGDMFANHSALATLDISFNNFTGDLPPSFSTLTNLSTLRVQNNKLTGSLNVLVGLPLIDLNVANNNFSGWIPQELNSVTSFVYDGNAFANGPAPPPPPYTPPPPGQSGGSSRTPQSGHTPQSNVPNAGNGNKNGLTTGSILGLVLGSLSATILLLLALVFCLQRRSKKEIAAQTSVESLPDNDKVNTEMQEHRAKTTATVSDLKPTAVENMAVRQIQGKNGSVKRVKSPITATSFTVATLQTATNSFSQENLIGEGSLGRVYRAEFPNGKIMAIKKIDSAALSLQEEDNFLEAITNMSRLRHPNIVALAGYCAEHGQRLLVHDYIGHANLHDTLHYADERSKMLTWNGRVRVALGTARALEYLHEVCLPSIVHRNLKSANILLDDELNPHLSDCGLASLTPNTERQVSSTQMIGSFGYSAPEFALSGIYTVKSDVYSFGVVMLELLTGRKPLDSSRVRSEQSLVRWATPQLHDIDTLAKMVDPILNGMYPAKSLSRFADIIALCVQPEPEFRPPMSEVVQALVRLMQRAVIVKRQPSEDSGFAFKNPDHEAVDLL, translated from the exons ATGGTCAAATGCACGCTCACAAACCGCTGTGACGCAGTGTACATTCTGGTAATGGATACAGCGGTGGCCAGATCTTCTGTATTCCTCACTCGCCTTCTAGTGATCTGGGCGGTGATCTTCAGCTTTTGTGTTCCCGTTGATGCTATTACTGATCCTAATGATG TACAAGGGCTTCAAGTTTTGTACACTTCATTGAATAGTCCTAGGCAGCTAACAGGATGGAGATCCAGTGGTGGTGATCCCTGTGGAGAGTTGTGGAATGGAGTTATCTGCCTAGGTTCTTCTGTAGTGTCTTT GCATATGTCTGGGTTGGGACTGAGCGGAACAATGGGATACTTGCTCAACAACCTTGTGTCACTAAAGACATT TGATTTGAGTGGCAACAATATCCATGATTCTATTCCGTATCAGTTACCACCAAACCTGACAAGCct AAATATTGCAAACAACAACATAAGCGGGAATCTTCCTTACTCTCTTTCTAGTATGACCTCACTTAGTTACCT GAATGTCAGCAGAAACATTTTGTCTCAGGGAGTTGGAGATATGTTTGCCAATCATTCAGCACTAGCAACCTT GGATATTTCATTCAATAATTTTACTGGAGATCTCCCACCTTCCTTTAGTACTCTAACCAATCTTTCAACTCT GCGAGTGCAGAATAATAAACTTACTGGTTCTCTAAATGTTCTCGTTGGTTTGCCTTTAATCGATTT AAATGTTGCTAACAACAATTTTAGTGGCTGGATACCCCAGGAACTAAACTCGGTCACCAGTTTTGT ATATGATGGAAATGCGTTTGCTAATGGTCCTgctcctcctcctccaccaTATACCCCACCTCCTCCAGGTCAATCTGGCGGGAGCAGTCGCACTCCTCAAAGTGGGCATACACCTCAATCTAATGTCCCAAATGCTGGAAATGGAAATAAGAATGGGTTGACAACAGGGAGCATATTGGGGTTAGTTCTAGGATCTTTGTCTGCAACAATTTTGTTGCTTCTTGCACTAGTTTTTTGCCTTCAAAGGAGATCCAAGAAAGAAATTGCTGCACAAACCTCAGTCGAAAGCCTTCCTGACAATGACAAAG TGAACACAGAGATGCAAGAGCACCGGGCGAAGACAACAGCCACTGTATCTGATCTCAAGCCCACAGCAGTCGAAAACATGGCTGTCAGACAAATACAGGGAAAAAATGGATCTGTCAAAAGAGTGAAGTCTCCAATAACCGCCACTTCTTTTACAGTTGCCACTCTTCAAACTGCAACTAATAGCTTTAGTCAGGAAAATCTGATTGGTGAAGGTTCTCTTGGTCGAGTCTATAGGGCAGAGTTTCCCAATGGGAAG ATTATGGCCATAAAAAAGATAGACAGTGCAGCATTGTCCCTGCAGGAGGAAGATAATTTTCTTGAAGCCATTACTAATATGTCACGTCTGAGACATCCAAATATTGTTGCACTGGCAGGATACTGTGCAGAACATGGTCAACGTCTTCTGGTTCATGATTATATTGGACATGCTAACTTACATGATACACTGCACTATGCTGATGAGAGGAGCAAAATGCTGACATGGAATGGACGGGTTAGAGTAGCACTTGGCACTGCTCGGGCTTTGGA GTACTTGCACGAAGTGTGTTTGCCTTCCATTGTACATAGAAACTTGAAGTCCGCAAACATTTTACTTGATGATGAGTTAAATCCCCACCTTTCAGATTGTGGATTAGCTTCTCTAACACCGAACACAGAACGACAG GTTTCTTCAACCCAAATGATTGGTTCGTTTGGATACAGTGCACCTGAGTTTGCCTTATCTGGGATATACACTGTAAAAAGCGATGTATACAGTTTTGGTGTTGTTATGTTGGAGCTTCTGACTGGCCGGAAACCGCTTGATAG TTCAAGAGTGAGATCAGAACAGTCACTTGTGAGATGGGCCACTCCTCAACTCCACGATATCGATACTCTAGCAAAGATGGTTGACCCTATCTTAAATGGAATGTATCCGGCAAAGTCTTTGAGCCGTTTTGCAGATATCATCGCCCTCTGTGTTCAG CCTGAGCCTGAATTTCGACCTCCCATGTCTGAAGTCGTGCAAGCCCTGGTTCGGTTGATGCAAAGGGCAGTGATCGTCAAGAGACAACCCAGTGAGGATTCAGGTTTTGCATTCAAGAATCCAGATCATGAAGCAGTTGACTTGCTGTAG
- the LOC140983985 gene encoding uncharacterized protein produces MAAASPAECAAAAALRSVLQRVNNAADLSGRASDRIRVVAVSKTKPVPLIRQVYDAGHRHFGENYVQELVEKAPQKLPDDIAWHFIGNLQSNKVKPLLTKSGVEPASCVELARHVSLNCLNLEFCGFMTIGMPDYTSTPDNFKTLANCRSEVCMALGMAEEQCELSMGMSGDFEMAIEMGSTNVRIGSTIFGARDYPKKLSN; encoded by the exons ATGGCTGCGGCTTCCCCTGCTGAATGCGCGGCTGCGGCGGCGCTACGATCGGTCCTCCAGCGGGTTAACAATGCCGCCGATCTTTCCGGCCGTGCATCCGATCGTATTCGAGTTGTGGCAGTGAGCAAGACTAAACCAGTACCCCTCATCCGCCAAGTTTATGACGCCGGCCACCGCCACTTTGGCGAAAACTACGTCCAAGAACTCGTAGAGAAAGCTCCTCAG AAG CTTCCTGATGATATAGCGTGGCATTTCATTGGGAATTTGCAGAGCAATAAAGTGAAACCTCTTCTAA CTAAATCTGGGGTTGAGCCTGCTAGTTGTGTGGAGCTTGCCAGACATGTTAGCTTGAACTGTCTAAACCTTGAATTTTGTGGTTTCATGACAATTGGGATGCCGGATTATACGTCTACCCCAGACAATTTTAAG acaTTAGCAAACTGTAGAAGTGAGGTTTGCATGGCACTTGGGATGGCAGAAGAGCAATGTGAGCTCTCGATGGGCATGTCTGGAGACTTTGAGATGGCT ATTGAGATGGGCAGTACAAATGTTAGAATTGGATCTACCATATTTGGAGCAAGGGACTACCCTAAGAAACTGTCAAACTAG